The Solicola gregarius DNA window GACCAGCTCACCCGCCATCTCGACCGTGAACGCGTTCAGACTGGCCGGGCGGTCCAGCGTGATCGTCAGGATCCCGTCCTCGACGGCGTACTCGATGGTCTGGTAGCTCACGGACGCGCTCCTCGGCTCGGTGTCTCGGCCGGGCCATCGTAGGTCCGGCGCCGCCATGTCGCCCGCGGGTGCCACTCTCTACGCGACAGATGCCGTACGCGGGTCGGCGTGAGAGGATCGGGCACATGAGTGACGCGCCGACGAAGGTAGGTGTCCTGGGCGCCCGCGGGCGGATGGGATCCCAAGCATGTAAGGCGATCGACGCCGCCGACGGCCTCGAGCTGGTTGCCGGTGTCGATATCCACGACTCGCTGGCGGGCCTGACGGGCGCACACGCCGAGGTGGTTGTCGACTTCACCCGTCCCGATGTCGTGATGGATAACCTGAAGTGGTGCATCGGCCACGGTGTCAGCGCGGTCGTCGGTACGTCGGGTTTCACCGATGAACGCGTCGAGGAGCTCCGCGAGATGGTCGGCGATCGCGACGACGTCACGGTCCTGATCGTGCCGAACTTCTCGATCGGGGCGGTGCTGATGATGCGGTTCGCCGCGCAGGCGGCCCCGTACTTCGAGTCGGCCGAGGTGATCGAGCTCCACCATCCGGAGAAGGTCGACGCGCCGTCGGGCACTGCGCAGCGTACGGCCGAGTTGATCGCGGGAGCCCGCGCGGATGCCGGCTGCGGCGCGATGCCCGACGCTACGGCATCGGATCCTTCGGGTGCGCGCGGCGGAGCGGTCGGGGGCGTACCGGTGCATTCCGTACGCGCCCGTGGCCTCGTCGCCCATCAGGAGGTGCTGCTCGGCGCGCTCGGCGAGACGCTGACGATCCGGCACGACTCGCTCGACCGGGAGTCGTTCATGCCCGGAGTCGTCGCGGGCGTACGCGCGGTGTCGGGTGCCGAAAGAACGCTCACGGGTGTCGTCGTCGGCCTGGAGCACGTACTCGGCTTCTGACCCTCGCTGGGCATGACGTTCGGGTCGCGACACGCCGAGCGCGCCCACCCGAACGTCATGCTCAGCGGGGCGGGATGGTGAACGGCTCCTCGATCAGCTCGGGTGCGCTGCCGCCCACCGGATCGAGGAGCGGCCCTTCGGCACTCGGGCGCCACCGATGCGGCACCGTGCGGAGGCCGACGGGATAGATGCGGACGCCGTCCGGCCCGACGCGAAGGCGCAGATAGCTCTTGAAGTCCTCGACGCGGAGGCCGGCGAACAGCTCGTTGCCGTGCAGGTCGCGACGGACCTGGCACAAGAACAGGTATGTCGCGAGCACGTTCGCCCCGATGATGCCGCACGCAGCCGACCCGACGACCGTTAGCAGCACGCTTGCGACGAAGGCATTGCCGGGCCACGCGACCGCGCCGACCGCGTACGTCGCGACCACCAGAAGGGCAAGGTGCGCGGCACCGTGCGCGACCCCGGCCACCGCACGCCAGCCGTCGTCGCGACGCGGACGAGCCAACCCGAGCGTCGCCGCGCCGACGAGCAGACAACCGAACAACGCAGGTAGCGAGGCCGGAGCGAGCCGAGTATCGGCGAGCGAGTAGCCGAGCAGTCGGTCGAGCGCGCCGTCGCCCGGCTGGGTGGCGGCGAGGAGCCAGAGCAGCACGATGTACACCGGCCCGAGCATCACCGTCAGCGCCGGGTTGCGCCAGGGGAGCTGCCAGAACCGACGCGAGATCCTTCGAGAGTCCGCGGCATCGGGGAACGTCTGCGTACGACGGAACTCCGGCCCCTCGTCGTCCGCCCAGCGACCGAACCGGACCGTCTCCGGCAGGTGATGCGTCGGCGAGAGGTACGCGCCGCCGCCACCGCAGGTGACCAATGCGGCGGGCCCGACCGGAGCGGGCCGGGTGTACCGCGAGTAGTGGTGGCGATCGCCGGAGCAGATCAGCCGCACGGCGTCGGCGCGGTCGCCGAGGGTCTTGCCGAGGAACTGCTCGATCGTGTCGCTGCCGCGGGGGTCGACCCAGGTGGGTTTCGCCGTGCAGATGATGATGTTGTCGTCCTCGCCGACATGCGTTGCCGCTTCGGCGAAGTACGCGAGCTGTGGCGCGTCGATGTAGGTGTCGAACTGGATGTCGGTGCCCCACAGCCACCAGCCGTACGGCAGCCGCACGGCGAAGTAGCTACGCGACTGGACGGTGCGCCATCCGCCGACGAAGGCAGACGTACGACGATGGGGATCGACCATCCGGACCGTGCCCTTGCGTGGGATCGGCAACGGCACGTCGGCGAGCCAGCCCTGGCAGAACGTCCGGAGGAACGCGGTGAGCCCGTCGTACCAGTCGTGGTTTCCCGGCACGGCCAGCATCGCGGGGGAGGCGGGTCCGAGATCGGGAAGCGCGGCGCCGTAGACCGATGCGGTGCGCGCCTCGTAGTTCGACTCCGACGCCACCGGATACGTCTCGTCGCCACCGAGGACGAGGAGGTCGCCGTGCGGCGGCGCTGCCGGATCGCCTCCGGGCAACGGGTCCGCGGCGATGCTGCGCGCCACCGCGTACGTCGCGTCGAACCCGTCGCCGACGTCGGCGGTGTAGTCGATCCAGACCTCCTCGGACGGCAGCGACATGTCGTACATCTCCGCCGGCTGGGCGGCCTCGTTCTCACGCCGGGCGCCGAACGCGCCGAACATCCGCGCCTGCGCCACCTGCGCGCCGACGCGGACGAGCTGCGCGGGATGCAGCCATCGGACGGGTGCGAGCCGCCGCAACCCGTCGCGTCGCCGGTCACGGTTCGCCGCGCTGGGGTCCATGCGGCTGAACGTATCGTGAGTGGCGCAGATCTGCTGCTGGGGAGCGGCGCGCGCAACGAATGTGCGCCACTCGGATGTCAAACTGCTTCTGCTCAGTCGTCGTCGGCGACCAGCGAGGTGTGCAGCCGAATCTGCTTGACGGTCGTCGCGCCCGAGCCGTCCAGGTCGAGCTCGCGATGTGCGCCGTCCGGCGCCCAGCCGGTGCCCTCGACGAACGTACGAAGGTCGTCGTTCGTCGATGCGACCCACCACGTCGCGCGGGTGAACCTGTCGGCGCGAAGCGTATCCGTGCACGCCTGCAACAGCCGCGAACCGTGGCCCTGACGGCGTGCGGCCCCGTCGACGATGAACTCGGCGACCTCGCCGTCGGCGATCGGGTCGGCGTCCGGGTCGCTCGACGGCGCGGTGACGGCGAACCCGCGTACGGCGGCGCGCTCGAGCGCGACGAGCACCCGGTTGCGGGCGTCGCCCGGCTTGTCCATCGACGCCGACCACTTACGGGCGAACTCGTCGGCGTCCAGGGAGTCGATGATCTCCTGCGGGAGCAGCCCGGCGTACAGCTCGCGCCATGCCGCGACCTGGCAGCGGGCGATCGCGGGTGCGTCGTCGGCCCAGGCGACCCGGACGCTGACATCGGCGGTGGGGGAGGACATGCCGCGATTCTGCCGCATCGCCTCGGGGTCGGCTAACGCCGGCCGGCGAGCCGCACGGCCACCGCCGTTGCCGCGAGCAGAGCCCCGGCGCTGGCGAACCCGGCCGCCGGGCTGACCGCGTCGATGAGTACGCCGGCGGTCGATGCGCCGAGCGCGCTGCCGATGTTGTTCGCGGTGTTGACCCACGTACTCGCCTCCGTGCGTTGGTCGGGCGGTGCCAGCTCGTCGGACGCGACATAGGCGACGACGAACAGCGGCGCGATCGCGACTCCCGTGACCGCCATGACGGCACCGAGCGGGAGCAGCCCGGCCGCGGTGCTCGCGATCGACACTCCTGCGGCCAGGTACGCCACGAGCCCGACCAGCTGCGTCGCGCGGCTCCGGCTGTGTCGGCGGCGACCCCACGCAAGACCGCCCGCCACGCTCCCGCAGGCGATCGCCGCCTCGATGTAACCCGCGGCCGCGGGTGTGCCGTGCTCCTGCGCGCGCGCAGCGATGCAGGTGTACGCGATGCTCAATGCCGCAGCGGTCACCAGGATCGTCGCCAGGACCGGGCCGAACCCCCGCGCCCGCAGCGGACCGGCACCGAACCGGGCCCGCCGGACGGACGCCGCGACGGCGCGACGCCGGGCCGGCGGCGCCAACACCATGCCGAGCGTTCCGATCACGAGCAGCGCCCCGGTCGTCACCAGGGCCACCTCGGCGGGTGCGATGGCGAGGGTGAGCCCGACGATCATCGGACCGACGAGGTACAGCGACTCCTCGCACACGGAGTCCAGGCTGTACGCGCGCTCCTTGAGGGTGGTGCCATCGGTGAGTCGACGCCACGTCGCGCGCATCGACGGCCCGAGTGGCGGAGCGGCAAGCCCTGCGACGAGCCCGAGGCAGACGTACGCGATCGGCGATCCGACGTCGGACCGGGCCAGGGCGGCGATCGTGATGAGTGCGGCCGCGCACGCGCCGGCGAGAGGCGGCAGCACGCCGGCCTGGCCTCGGCGGTCCACGATCCGCGCCTTGGACG harbors:
- the dapB gene encoding 4-hydroxy-tetrahydrodipicolinate reductase, with the translated sequence MSDAPTKVGVLGARGRMGSQACKAIDAADGLELVAGVDIHDSLAGLTGAHAEVVVDFTRPDVVMDNLKWCIGHGVSAVVGTSGFTDERVEELREMVGDRDDVTVLIVPNFSIGAVLMMRFAAQAAPYFESAEVIELHHPEKVDAPSGTAQRTAELIAGARADAGCGAMPDATASDPSGARGGAVGGVPVHSVRARGLVAHQEVLLGALGETLTIRHDSLDRESFMPGVVAGVRAVSGAERTLTGVVVGLEHVLGF
- a CDS encoding GNAT family N-acetyltransferase, coding for MSSPTADVSVRVAWADDAPAIARCQVAAWRELYAGLLPQEIIDSLDADEFARKWSASMDKPGDARNRVLVALERAAVRGFAVTAPSSDPDADPIADGEVAEFIVDGAARRQGHGSRLLQACTDTLRADRFTRATWWVASTNDDLRTFVEGTGWAPDGAHRELDLDGSGATTVKQIRLHTSLVADDD
- a CDS encoding MFS transporter, with the translated sequence MSRTTDAASYRAVLALPYALPTFAAALVGRLAYGLLPLSVIFTVQTATGSFATAGSVVAAFGAASLSMPSKARIVDRRGQAGVLPPLAGACAAALITIAALARSDVGSPIAYVCLGLVAGLAAPPLGPSMRATWRRLTDGTTLKERAYSLDSVCEESLYLVGPMIVGLTLAIAPAEVALVTTGALLVIGTLGMVLAPPARRRAVAASVRRARFGAGPLRARGFGPVLATILVTAAALSIAYTCIAARAQEHGTPAAAGYIEAAIACGSVAGGLAWGRRRHSRSRATQLVGLVAYLAAGVSIASTAAGLLPLGAVMAVTGVAIAPLFVVAYVASDELAPPDQRTEASTWVNTANNIGSALGASTAGVLIDAVSPAAGFASAGALLAATAVAVRLAGRR
- a CDS encoding metallophosphoesterase, with translation MDPSAANRDRRRDGLRRLAPVRWLHPAQLVRVGAQVAQARMFGAFGARRENEAAQPAEMYDMSLPSEEVWIDYTADVGDGFDATYAVARSIAADPLPGGDPAAPPHGDLLVLGGDETYPVASESNYEARTASVYGAALPDLGPASPAMLAVPGNHDWYDGLTAFLRTFCQGWLADVPLPIPRKGTVRMVDPHRRTSAFVGGWRTVQSRSYFAVRLPYGWWLWGTDIQFDTYIDAPQLAYFAEAATHVGEDDNIIICTAKPTWVDPRGSDTIEQFLGKTLGDRADAVRLICSGDRHHYSRYTRPAPVGPAALVTCGGGGAYLSPTHHLPETVRFGRWADDEGPEFRRTQTFPDAADSRRISRRFWQLPWRNPALTVMLGPVYIVLLWLLAATQPGDGALDRLLGYSLADTRLAPASLPALFGCLLVGAATLGLARPRRDDGWRAVAGVAHGAAHLALLVVATYAVGAVAWPGNAFVASVLLTVVGSAACGIIGANVLATYLFLCQVRRDLHGNELFAGLRVEDFKSYLRLRVGPDGVRIYPVGLRTVPHRWRPSAEGPLLDPVGGSAPELIEEPFTIPPR